CCTGTACATCCCGCCAGCAAACCACCGATCAAGCCCAGAACGAGACCCGACTTCATCCATGCCTTCATCGTTAACGCCATAGATAAGACCCTCTTTCTCTCCTGTAATATGAACCCATGCGGGTTAACCCACAGCTTGCTTTAACCTTTAATTGATCCAAGCATGACCCCTTTAACGAAGTACTTCTGCAAGAACGGATACACTGCCAAAATGGGTATGACCATCACAATGACAGCTGCTGCCCGAATGCCTTCCGGGGTCAGATTCGATATCATCGTTGGATCGGTAAAATCCTGTACATTCAGATTGGACATAATCATATTTTGGACGAGCACGGTCATGTTGTATTTGGACGTATCATTGATATAAATCATCACACTCATGAACGAATTCCAGTAACCCACGCCGTAAAAGAGAGCAATAGTCGCCAGCAAAGGTTTGGATAATGGCAACACGATGCGGAACAAAAGCCCCAGTTCACCACAACCATCGATGCGCGCAGCCTCGTCCACTTCCCCTGGCAGATTTTCAAAATAAGATCGCATAATCAGCATGTTGTACGTGCTCACCAGGCCCGGTAGCCAAAGCGCGCCGTAACTGTTCACAAGACCGAGATTTTGCACGACCAAATAAGTCGGGATGAGTCCACCGTTAAAAATCATCGTGAACACCATCGCCATCGTAAAGAAGCGCCGATGATAAAAATGTCTACGTGACAGCGGATATGCCGCCATAATCGTCACCGCCATGCTGAGCCCTGTACCGATCAATGTGATCTCCACACTATTCCAGAATGCATTCAGAATCGGCGTTCCCGTAATTAGGCTGTGATAGGAGAACCAGGTGAAATCGACGGGCCATAACCCCACTTGACCTGAAACAACCGCTCTCGCATCACTAAATGACAAGGCAACAATGTTCAGTAAGGGCAGGATACAGCTGACGGCAACCAATGACAACAATACATAATTGATTAGATAAAAGACTTTTTCTCCTTTGGTTTTTCTCATGCTGTTCTCCCTCCCTACCACAAACCTTCGTTAAATCGACGCGCGATATAATTTGCACTAAAAATGAGGATAAATGCAACCAGTGATTCGAACAATCCCATCGCTGTTGTCAGGCTGAACTGTGCTCCCTGAAGACCGGTGCGGTAGATATAGGTACTGATTACATCCGCTATCTCATTGACATTGGAATTCTGAAGCATATACACCTGGTCGAATCCGACCTCCATCACCCGCCCCATCGATAGAATCAGCAGGAGAATAATGGTGGAGCGTATACCCGGAAGGGTGACATGCCAGATCTGGCGCATTTTGCTGGCCCCATCCATCTGTGCAGCCTCGTATTGGCTCGGATCAATGGTCGTTAGTGCCGCGAGAAAAATGATGGCATTAAAGCCCATGTCCTTCCAGATCCCTGAGCCAACAAACACCGCAACCCACGAACCCTTGTTGTACATGAACGGATAAGGTGCTCCCGTCCAGGCCTCGACCCAGCGATTTACGATCCCATTTTCCAAAGAGAAAACCGTCATGATCATCATCGCAATGATGACCCAGGAAAAGAAGTGTGGCATATAGACCACTGTCTGCACCGTTCGTTTAAAGGCCATGTTTCGCACTTCATTCAGCATAATGGCCAGAATAATTGGAATGGGAAACCCGATAATGATGCTTAACAGACTGAGGAACAAGGTGTTGCGAATAATCTCCACCGTGCGCGGATCACTGAACAGCGTCTGAAAATGCTGAAAGCCCACCCATGGACTGTTCCACAGCCCATCATAGAAGTTGTAGTCCTTGAAGGCCATGACCAGCCCTCCGATGGGTGCATAACGAAAGGTAAGGTAGAACATAATCACCGGAACAAACATCAAGATTAACGGTATATTCATCTTGAATCGTCGAAGCTGCTGCTGCCGAATCCGCTGCTTCATTTCACTGTCCGGCGGTTGTAATCCAGACGGCGGACCTGCGGTCAGTTCCCCCTTCACATCCATCACTCCTCTCTGCTGTTGATGTACTATAGTTGTATTTTAGATAAAAATGTAAGCGTAAACATTTGTTATTTAACGATCCTTTTATAATTTTCTACGCAAAAATAACCCCACATGGTGGGGTTGACCCTACAGTAGTTCAAGGGGGATTGCTACCGGGCATTTCACTTGGCTACTTGCTTGCGATATTCGCGGGGCGATACCCCCGTCATCTGTTTGAATACGGTTGTAAAATAACTGGAGTTATCGAACCCGGTCAGTTCCGCGATATCTGCCATGCTCTGCCGAGTGCTGTGCAGCAGCAGCTTCGCCTTATCAATTCGGCGCTTGCTGACATATTGGCTGAAGCCTTGTCCTGTTTCTTTTTTGAACAAATGGCTCAAGTAGTTGGGTGTCACATGAACATGGGCAGCCACGGCCTGCAACGTGCATGTGCTGGAATAGTTCATTTCAATATACTGTATAACTCGTGTAACGACATGATCCTGCTGTTCCTGAGTTAGCCGCATCAGCATATCCACCCACTCTTCGCTCTTACATCTGGCCCAAGCGATGACTTCAGGTATGGTATGAATCCAGAGTAGTGGATCTGGGGCAGTTGAGTCCATACCACTGGATTCCTGAGGCTGAAGCTGTTGTACCAGTAAGTCCGTCATGACCTTCATAAGCATATGAATCTCCGCTTTGCCTTGTGACAAGCTCATCCCGGACGCTTCTTCTAGCAACATCTCGATCCGATTCATTATCGATCCGAATTGATGGTGGAGCAGCAACAAAGTCAGTTCCTCTCGCAGTCTCTCGGTACGGTCCACCTGGCTGTATTGTTCCCTGATCCGAATGTCGGACTGTTTTCGGCGATATCGTTCATGTGCCTTTTGTAACACCTGACATGCTTCATCGAGCGAGAACGGCTTTAACAAAAATTCAATTGCTCCATATCGGATGGCACGCTGTGCATATTCGAACTCACGATAACCTGTCAAAATGATAATCATAATGTCCAGTCCACTCTCGTGTATGCGTTCAGCCAAATCTAGACCATCCATCACAGGCATGTTGATGTCCGTAATGATCAGATCAGGTGTGCAGCTGTGTACAGCCTGTATTGCTTCTTCTCCATCGGCCGCTTCCCCAACGACCTCCCAACCGAGGGGGTTATTGCGAACCAGATGAATCAGACCCTGACGAAATAATGCTTCATCATCCACTACGAGCATACGTCCATTCAACAGAACCTACTCCTCTCAGTCACCTGAATTTCCCGGCATAAGTCCTCACCGATCTGATAAGGCAAACGAAGACGTACTAGCGTACCCTCTCCCACAGTCGACTCGATCTGTACACCGTAGGGTTCACCGTGAATCAACTCAATTCTTCGAAGTACACTCCGCATGCCAATGTGCTGACGTTCCTCATCTGCATGTGCCACTGGCGTCATAATGCGTTCAATGACCGATGCGTGCATGCCGCAGCCGTTATCTGAAATTTCAATGATGAGCAGATTCGGCTCTCCTTCATGCCCGGTATGCCGCGAGCCACGAATTTCCAGATGGCGGTTGTTCCTTTTGTCCGAGAAGGCATGAACAAAAACATTCTCCACGATGGGCTGAAGCAACAGTCGGATCACCTGACAGCGAAACAATTCAGCAGGAACGGCAATTTCAATCGACAAGGCTTCCTGATACCGGGCCTGCTGAATCTGCAGGTAGTGATCTATTTGCTTCATCTCATCCTGCACGGTCGTCAGTTGCTGCGCGGGTTCCAGCGTATACTGCAGCATCTCGGACAAGGCAGTGACCAGGCGAGCCGATTTTTCATCACCAAGCATATAGAACTTCCAGAAAAACATGCTCAGCGTGTTATACAGAAAATGGGGATTCAGCTGGGCCTGAATAGCTTTGAGTTCAGCTTCTTTTTCACTGAGTTCGCGCTCGTACACTTCATGTATAAGCGTATCAATCCGGGAAGCCATTGCATTGAATCGTTCACCGATGAAACCGAGCTCATCCCGTGTCTCGATCCGTACCCGTGTATCGAACTGTCCATCACGCACTCTTTTCATCGCGTTGACTAGACTCGCAAGTGGACGCAACAGTCTGCCGCTAATTACGGTAATGATGAACCAGGAGCATAATATGCTGGCTACCGCAGAGAACACAGCAACTTTTACAATGATCTTTCCCTTGTTCTGAATCTGAGCGAGTGAGACCTTGCTGACCAGGGTGAAGCCCGCTTTGTCTGACGTTTGCTTCGTATACAATTGGGTTGTTCCCTGCTCGTCCCTGATCTCAGTCGCCCCTAGGCTTAGCTCGGTCAGTGGTGGTGGATCTGCATCCTGATTATGAAAGGCATATAGAAGCTCACCATCTGCGTCAAACAAGTAGACAGCAACTTCCTCGTTCAGTCGCAGATCTTTGAGATACGATTCGAACAACGAGGTGTTAAACAGAATTAGCATGACGCCATAGGTCTCCAGATCAACAGACCGCATTAATCGTCCCGCCAGAATCCAATTGGATTGTTCCTCCTGCAAGAAGGCATCCGGCCCCAATCGATTCCAACCATATTCGCCGCCCGTTCCTTCCAGTCTATGAACCATCTCTGCCAGATAGGAAGGATCCATCTGTTGAAATGAGCCAGCAAAGGCGCCGAGATTAAATATGTTATCCTTCAGGTCATATATGCGGAGCCCCATGATCTCCGGTGCATCCAGCCTTACCTGATACAACTGATCATCCAGTTCATCTTCTAGCTTCATCTGATCATAGGACGAGATGCCAGAGGTCTGTGCTTTGATGGCATTTTTTACGGAGGGATTCAGTGTGATATAATCGGTGACTTTATACATGTCGTGTACCCTGGAATCCAGACGTGCAAGAATCTGTTCTGCGGTAAGACTATACTGGCGACTGACCTCTTCATTGAACAGGTCGATATGGATGCGATAGGTGATCAACCCTGTGATTCCGGAGATTAAGACCGTGGCGGTAGATAAAAACAAGATTAGCTTCGTTTTAAATTTAAAGCGTTTACAAAAGTTCATCCACCACATCTTTCACACACCTCACCTATATTCCGTACATGTCTTACTCCTAAAAACATATCATACACCTATTGGAAAAAACCAGAAAAACCCTGACCCCGCTTCAAGCGGTAGTCAGAGTTTGAAGGCATGTGATCCAGACATGTTACCGGGATGTTCCAGATTAACTCTGGATCACGGCATTTTTATTCCCCGTAAATCTCTTTGACCCGTTCTTCTTCATTGGTAGACAAGAGAACATTAAGCAACCCCATGGCATTATTGGCATCGGTTCTCGTCGTCTTGTACATCTCGGCAAACGCCGCTTCATCCTGCTCCGGGTCCATTGCAGCAAGCTTGCCCCACGACGTGCGGGCTTTGTCGTATAGCGTACTCAACGTAATGTCACGCGGATGCTGTGCAACAGGTGCCATGGATTCAAATTTCGCTGTGACCCTGAAGAAATCCATCGAATCCTGGAACGATGTACTGCTATAATCCTTATTTTTCATCGCATCTTCGGTAATCAGCAGGCCTTCACGGGCGATAAACAGTGTTTTCACCATGGCACGTTCCAGATTGGTAGCTTCTTCCCAAGTTATATAAGATTCATCAGGTGCTTGTACGGTTGTGAAAAATGGAAAGGCATCATCAATTAACCGCTGCGAATCCGAATGAATTGGAACCTCTGCATTCATGTCCACAACGGCATCGCTGTAGTTGGCGACATTAATATTTTTGGAACCCGCCTCACTGACCCGACGCACTGGATGATCTGTAAGCGGGATACGGATATAACCGAGCTTATCCGCATACTGCTGCTTCAACTCTTCCAGTGTGGAGTCCTTTCCAATCTTGCTGTCGTCGGCTGTAGAAGATTCTTTTGCGGCTGAATCTGTCTCCTCACTCCCATTCGAACCGGTTGCTGCGGTTTCTGTTACGGCAGCATTCGAGCTGCTTGTTTCTGATGAAGCAACTTCTGTACCGGAAGAAGACTCCGGCGATGACGTCTCTTTCGCTCCACCACCACAAGCTGTCAGAATCGCTGCCAAACCAAGCATAACTGTGAACGTCTTTATCGTGTAATTCCATTTCATCGTATAATCTTCCCCTTATCGTATGTATATTCCTGAGAACCATTAACCTCTGCTCCAAGACTTGAACACCTGCTTACAAAAATATCCTTTCATATAACATGCTTGATTCACACGATTGGACATGATCTACATTCTATCATAAGTTAAAAACCGGTTGTATACGACGATATACCTGTGTCTAAAGCCTTTTACTAGGCGCGCATTAACTACCACCGCAACGCAAAAACACTGCCGCCCGTATGGACAACAGTGTTTGTGAAGCGTAATTATTTGATCCCTTTAGCCTTCTCCATATGCTCTGACCTAATCTGAGGATCCGTGGAATTAACCGATGATAACAGAGCGTAGATCGCCTGAATATCTTTCTCTTGAAATACGGTTTCGGGAACCTCACTCTCAAGTCGTTCCGTCTTCCGCTGAATCGTTTCCACCAACTCATGATCGTAGATGATCAGTTCATCCGAATTCACATACCTCACAGCAGGATCAACACTGATGCGGCAACGGTTGGTGAAGGTCACCATGGAGACAAGACGTACTCTTTTGTAGTCTCCGAGGTGTGCATGAATGGCTTCCACATGTGCACGATGCTGCATAAGTGGATTGTACATTTTGACCCGGCTGCTGCTGACCGACCAATTGGCCTCTCTTCTTCCGCCGCGAATCTCACCTGTCGTCAGATTTCGAGTTTCGATTACAAAGATTGCCCGAGGACCGATTACGACATGATCAATCTGCGAATAACCGGAGCGTGACTTCGGATTGGTAACGAGCAGGTCGTTCAGCACTTTATATTCACTTGGGAGACCAATCAGCTGATCTGCTGTACTAGGCTCCTCCGGCTGGCGTGTCCAATCCCCTTCCGCTTTTTTCTTGCGCTTACTACGGACCATACGCGGGGGAATGGTTGTCGTTGATGGTAACGCTGAAGCGGAGGCTGTAATCTGGTTCGCAAGCTCTGGTTGTGTCTTGAACAGAGACAGGATTTTCTTGAACATGGGCAAGCTCCGTTCTATTATAGTGTGGGTTACGGGTGACCATTACAGGAGGAATAACATCCTTTGACACATTTATTATGTAAACTTCTATTACTTATGTCGGATAAAGCGGGGTAAAAATAAAGGGAAAACGATCAAAATCTCTCCAATACGCAAAGTACATATGAACATTTAACCAATTCCGTGACTTTAGACGCATAAACAAACCGCAAAATTGAAAAAAACAGCGCAACCCTTTCCTGAATAGAAAAAGAATACGCTGCTGTTCTCTTGGATGTTAAGCCTGAAGATAATAGGTGTAGAGCACCTGTGTACCCTTCTCTTCCAGACCATTATTTGCTATTTCCTGATACAGAGATTCGGCCAGAGCCAGCCCAGGCGTTTTCATGCCCATCGCTTTTGCAGACTCCAGTGCAATTCCCATGTCTTTGATAAAATGTTTCACATAGAATCCAGGCTCATAATCGCCTGCGATCATGCGCGGACCGAGATTGCTGAGTGACCAGCTTCCGGCTGCACCGGTAGCTATGCTCTTCAGCACGGTCTCCGCGTCCAGACCAGACGTCTTGGCATAGGCAAGTGCTTCGCATACGCCCATCATGCCAGAGGCAATGGCAATCTGGTTGCACATTTTGGTATGCTGCCCGGCTCCCGCCTTGCCTTGCAGCACAATGTTGGTGCCCATCTGCTCAAACAGCGGACGCACAGCTTCAAAGGCCTCCGAACTACCACCAACCATAATGGACAGCTTCGCGTTCTGCGCTCCGATATCACCGCCCGACACAGGTGCGTCCAGTGCATGCAGTCCTTTGGCTTCCGCAGCTTCAAAGATTCGTGCAGCCAGTAACGGACTGGATGTTGTCATATCAATCAGATATGAACCCGCTTTGGCATTGGCTACGAGACCATCCTCACCGAGATAAATCTCCTCTACATCTTTCGGATACCCCACCATCGTTATGATGACATCACACGCAGCAGCCAGTTTGCCTGGTGTGTCATGCCATACGGCACCTTCTTTCACCAACGCTTCCGCTTTGGCAGCAGTTCGCGTGTATACATGCAGCGGATATCCCGCTTGCTGGATGTGCCCAGCCATGCTTTTACCCATCACGCCTGTACCAATAAAGCCAACTTTTGTCTCTCCAGGTGCCTTCGTTGTATTTGTCATCGCAGGTTTCCTCCCTATTTCTCTATACTTCGCTCAGTGCTTGTCTTCGGACATTGCTATATCTGTATGTTAAAGCTTTCTGTCTGGCTCGTCCATCTCGTTTGCCGCTTTCTGTGAAAAAATCTGAAAAAGGAATCAACTTCCTGTATGCTGTACAACCTAACGGAAACTTCCTTCATTGGAAAGGAGGATTCGCATGAGTCGTGAAAAAGGTCAAATAACCATTTGGTTGTCCTTTTCCATCATTTTATTAAGTGCCGGACTGGTCTGCCATGTCTTGTCCATTCCAGGAATCCTCGAAGCAGCAGGCAGGGATGGATGGTTGTCTGTCGTGGCGGCTGGCCCTTTTTTCATGTTGTTTCTATGTATGATGTATATCATCATTCGGCGAGTACGTGGACAGCGATTAACAGATTGGATTACGCGAGAATTCGGGGCGGTCCCTTCCTGGATCTTCCGGATTTCCGCTTCCATTCTGCTGTTCACGCTTGGCACGCATACGCTGTATGAGACAACCAACTGGACCGTATCCACGTATCTTCAATTCACACCTCCCTATGTTCTGGCCGGTGGCGGAGCATTGGTTGCCGCTTGGGCAGCGGCTAAAGGCATACGCTCCATCGCGATGACTTCCAGTCTACTGCTACCCTTTGTCATTTTGCTTGGTTATTTTGTAATGTCCGCCAATATGAAATATAAAGACTACAGTCTACTGTTCCCGATTATGGAGAACGGCATGAGTCCCGTGTGGCGGGGCATGATCTACTCTCTTGCAGGGCTTATGGAAATCTGGATTCTTATGTTGTTCCAACATGAAGTCAGAGGCAAAATTCGTTGGTGGCATGTTCTGATCCTCGGCGTGTTTATGCTCAGTATGGCGATCGGTCCCACGATCGGAGCCATCGTGGAGTTTGGTCCAGAAGAAGCAGCCAAACAACGGAACAGTCCCTATGAACAATGGAAACTTGTGAATATCGGCAAGCTGCTGCAACACGTTGATTTTCTGTCCATCTATCAGTGGCTTAGTGGTTCCTTCGCAAGGATCGCTATATCCATGTATCTCATCGTGGATCTGTTGAATTTCCGCAGACCGAAGAAACGATATATCGCGATTCTCACCATCACCGTCATCATGAGCTTCATGGCGATGCAATGGTGGCGCATTGATTACGTCGACTATTACGTGGATCATATTCAGTTCCCGGTCATGCTGGCCTATGTCTCAATCGTTACCGTGATATTAACCATTGCTGCATTAATCCACAAAAAGGACAAGGAGGCTCCCGAACATGCCGATCTCAGCCCAGCTCAAGAATAATCGTGAAGTTGAACCGTTCAGAATGAACGAGCATAACCTGAATACCTTTTTTGCCGGATCTGATGATGTCATCATCAATAGTCATATGATCGGAGAACCTCCGATGCAACTCCTTATGACCTATTGTAGCGGTATGGTAGATAGTGAAGCGATCTACGATATTATTCTCCCGGAACTCAAACGAACATATGAAAATACACACTCTATCCGTACATCCGACATTGAAAAGTGCATCAGCCTGGATTGGACCCGAATGGATCTGCAAGATCCGGCATTTGGAACTGAACTGATGTCTCTCCGTGTTTTTGAAGGTCATATGTTAGTCTGTATACCATCCCTGCAAACCATGTGGAGTATTGATATATCTAACATCCCTACTCGGACACCGGAGGAATCGACCACCGAAGTTTCGATCCGCGGGGCAAGAGATGGGTTCATTGAACCACTTGCCGTTAATGTTGCCTTGATACGCACCCGTCTTCGTACGAACCAACTTGCCTGTAATATCGAACTGATCGGTACACGTTCTGCAACCAAGGTGGCATTGATGTATATCAAGAATATCGCCAATACAGAGCTGATCGAAGACGTCCAGGATCGATTGCGTAAGATTGAGATCGAACGAATCTTAACCGCCAATGAACTGGAAGAATTGCTGTCGCCTTCGAAGATTACTTTGTTTCCCGTCACCCATTATACGGGCAGGCCTGACTTTGCTGCAGAATGTCTCCTGAACGGACGTTTTGTCCTCATTGTCGACGGCAATCCCAGCGCTATTATTGGGCCAGTCAATCTGTTTCTTTTGCTCAAATCACCGGAGGATGCCAGCTTTCCCTTCTTGGCTGTGAACGTAGGACGGATGCTGCGCTTTCTTGGCCTGATGATCACCGTGTTCCTGCCCGGATTCTATATTGCGCTGACATCCTTTCATATGGATCAGATCCCCTTTCCTCTAGTCGCGACGATCTCGGTTGGACGCATGGGACTTCCGATGGAATCGGGAATGGAGATGTTTCTCATTATGCTGCTGATGGAGCTGTTCCGTGAGGCAGGGGTACGTTTGCCAAGTGCCATCGGCCAGACATTAACTGTCGTTGGAGGTCTGATTATCGGAGATTCCGCCATTCGAGCCGGCATGGTCTCTCCCCTCATGATTGTCATCATCGCAGTTACCGTTGTAGCTGGAGCAACCATTGTGAATCAGGTCATGACCAGTTCTGTGCTGATCCTGAGGTTCCTTTGTTTTGTCTTGGGGGCATCCCTCGGCATCTATGGGTTCATCCTGTCGTTGATTCTGTTCCTCATCTACCTGACCGATCTCAAATCATTTGGCATTCCGTATCTCACGCCGTTAACACCGCTTCATTTCAAACAAGCGATAGCTTCATTATTCAAACTGCCAAAGGGGTTAGGCAAACGAAGACCCGTCTATCTTGAGACTCAAGAACCGCGTAAGAAAGGAAACGGACGATGAAACACTTGTTACAGCGATGTCTACTGGGTCTGTTAAGCCTATCGATGTGCGTGATGACAAGCGGATGCTGGAGTGCCTTTGAGATTCAACAGGTAGACTACGCCAAAGCCTTTGGGATTGATTATAAGGACGGCATGTATCACCTGTATGTACAAACGCTGGATTTTGCCAGTGTCGCCAAAAGTGAAAGTTCGACCAAAAGTGCAGATACACCGCCTGTATGGGTCGGACATGCCGAAGGGAAAACCATGAGTCTGGCGCTGAACGAACTGTTCCGTACGGCTCAATTACACATGGCTTGGGGGCATGTGACAGCCATCGTAATGGCCGAAGGTGTGCTCACCAGCAAACATATCAAAGAAGTGTTCGACATGCTGGGACGGTTTCCAGAATCCCGTTATACTACCTGGGTGTACGGAACACGAGAGCCTCTGGAGAAAATTCTAAGTGCGACGTCCATCTATAATATGACGCCCTTGGATAGCATTCTTCACAATCCGCTCCCCACGTACATGGAAGAATCGTTGTATCCGCCTGTGCTCAGCTTTAAGCTCATTGCAACACATAATGATCCCGCTACAACGACGTATCTGCCGAGTATTGCATTGAATGATACCCAGTGGGTTGAGAACGAGAAGAAACATGATTTGTTTCTGGTGGAAGGAGCCTTTTTCGAGAAGACTGGCTATGACTTTGAATACTTTCCACGCAGTCAGCTTCCCGGTTATCACTGGTTAATCAAAGACATGCGGCGTGCTCCCTTGCTTGTGCAGAAGGATGGAACGATCTATGGGGCACTCAGTGTAGGATTACCAAAGATCAAAATTAAACCTGTCATTCAGGGTGAAGACGTTACGTTCAACATTGACGCCCAATACCTAACTGCCCTGTACGAATACCTGGTGCCTACCTCGTATGAAGAGATGATCCAGATTAGTGAAGTGAAGTTGCGGGAGCAGATCATGCAGACCTATCGTCACGGCCTTGAGCGTGGTGTGGATATTTATGGTCTTCAGGAGAAGCTGTATCGCAAAAATCCAAAGCTCTGGCGTAAGTTATCAAACAATGGCAGCAAGATGATGCTTACAGAAGACTCGATTCAGGATCTGAAAATCCACCTCACCATCCCGTATACAGGGAAATATAAACGGAAAGTATAGCAAAAACGCGAAATATCCCTTGTCTGTCTGGAGCCGGATAAGGGATATTTATGTAGATGGATGTCGTTCGTTTGCAGATTGGATCATGCGGATCTATGACTGCGAAGTTTCCATTCCATCAGCCAGCCTGTCAGTATTGAGAAATTCAAGCCGAACAGCAGGATCGGCACGTTGTAAAATAGTGTGTTCGTGTATTGGTTCAGCCAACCAAAACGGTATACTGCCGAATTTGGATCATTCGTAAATCCATTGAGTTGCATGCGTAAGTCATCGATGATACGTAACTCCAGAAAGACTGACGACACACACAGTAGGAGAGCAATCAAGGGTACACAGACATGCACCTTTCCTTCCCAGCGCTGACGCTGATCATATAACCACCATTTGGACAAAGTTGTCGTCCAGATACATAGAATGAGAAAGGTCAGAAGAGATGGAAATAACACCAGAAGTCCCAGGTTACCGTTACCAGACACACCTCTACCGGGCTCATGCTGGAAGGTTAATCCACGTACAGCTCCGATCATAAGTACGTTCCAGATGAGGAAGATGAAGTATGGCTTGTTGATTCTTTTTAAACGACTCATATGTTACCTCCTAGCCTCACTATCGAGAGATGAGTAGATGACGTGACCTTCGTCGTTCAACCCTTTTATGTCCCATATCATCTCGTGAATCGGCTGCTGGATTACCGCATACCACAACCTGCCGTTGGATTGATCGGAAGATGATTCCACGATTTCCGCTCCCAACCGTGAAGATACCAGGTTTGGTTCGTAGCGAATATGCACCTGGGTAATGTCAGCATCGTGAAGATACCCGTATATAATATAGATCATTTTGCCTTTAGACTCCTCGTATCCTGATATATGAGATGTAAGCGGCTCGGCCGGATTATCCTGCAGACCACCACCTATTTTAGCCAGTTCAGTGAACCACATCTTTTGCTGGATCAAAGCAGGAGTCAGGTTATTCGTAGTGAGATCTTGATATAAAACCAATTGTGTTCGCGGTTCAAAAGTTGTAATTAGCTTTACCTGTTCGGCATTAATACCATTCTTGCTGAGCACTGAATCGAGGTCCTGCGGACCACAAGAGCGTATCAAAAACAAAGTTGCAGCGAGCAATACAAAAACAACACGTACGCTACCTGTTTACGGTTGCGTGTCTTGAGCATTGATTAACGTCTCCTTAAAATTGAATCTCTATAAACAATTAATTATCGTAGAAATGGTATGTCAGATAGTGCTGCCCCGAAGTAATCTACCAGCATCCATGCAGCAATCCATAACAATGGCAACTGCATGATCCAGTAAGGAAAGATGTATCTTTTCTCATGATAAGAAACCCA
The nucleotide sequence above comes from Paenibacillus sp. W2I17. Encoded proteins:
- a CDS encoding NAD(P)-dependent oxidoreductase, producing the protein MTNTTKAPGETKVGFIGTGVMGKSMAGHIQQAGYPLHVYTRTAAKAEALVKEGAVWHDTPGKLAAACDVIITMVGYPKDVEEIYLGEDGLVANAKAGSYLIDMTTSSPLLAARIFEAAEAKGLHALDAPVSGGDIGAQNAKLSIMVGGSSEAFEAVRPLFEQMGTNIVLQGKAGAGQHTKMCNQIAIASGMMGVCEALAYAKTSGLDAETVLKSIATGAAGSWSLSNLGPRMIAGDYEPGFYVKHFIKDMGIALESAKAMGMKTPGLALAESLYQEIANNGLEEKGTQVLYTYYLQA
- a CDS encoding carbohydrate ABC transporter permease; amino-acid sequence: MRKTKGEKVFYLINYVLLSLVAVSCILPLLNIVALSFSDARAVVSGQVGLWPVDFTWFSYHSLITGTPILNAFWNSVEITLIGTGLSMAVTIMAAYPLSRRHFYHRRFFTMAMVFTMIFNGGLIPTYLVVQNLGLVNSYGALWLPGLVSTYNMLIMRSYFENLPGEVDEAARIDGCGELGLLFRIVLPLSKPLLATIALFYGVGYWNSFMSVMIYINDTSKYNMTVLVQNMIMSNLNVQDFTDPTMISNLTPEGIRAAAVIVMVIPILAVYPFLQKYFVKGVMLGSIKG
- a CDS encoding sugar ABC transporter permease, which translates into the protein MKQRIRQQQLRRFKMNIPLILMFVPVIMFYLTFRYAPIGGLVMAFKDYNFYDGLWNSPWVGFQHFQTLFSDPRTVEIIRNTLFLSLLSIIIGFPIPIILAIMLNEVRNMAFKRTVQTVVYMPHFFSWVIIAMMIMTVFSLENGIVNRWVEAWTGAPYPFMYNKGSWVAVFVGSGIWKDMGFNAIIFLAALTTIDPSQYEAAQMDGASKMRQIWHVTLPGIRSTIILLLILSMGRVMEVGFDQVYMLQNSNVNEIADVISTYIYRTGLQGAQFSLTTAMGLFESLVAFILIFSANYIARRFNEGLW
- a CDS encoding nuclease-related domain-containing protein, producing the protein MFKKILSLFKTQPELANQITASASALPSTTTIPPRMVRSKRKKKAEGDWTRQPEEPSTADQLIGLPSEYKVLNDLLVTNPKSRSGYSQIDHVVIGPRAIFVIETRNLTTGEIRGGRREANWSVSSSRVKMYNPLMQHRAHVEAIHAHLGDYKRVRLVSMVTFTNRCRISVDPAVRYVNSDELIIYDHELVETIQRKTERLESEVPETVFQEKDIQAIYALLSSVNSTDPQIRSEHMEKAKGIK
- a CDS encoding sensor histidine kinase, whose translation is MFLSTATVLISGITGLITYRIHIDLFNEEVSRQYSLTAEQILARLDSRVHDMYKVTDYITLNPSVKNAIKAQTSGISSYDQMKLEDELDDQLYQVRLDAPEIMGLRIYDLKDNIFNLGAFAGSFQQMDPSYLAEMVHRLEGTGGEYGWNRLGPDAFLQEEQSNWILAGRLMRSVDLETYGVMLILFNTSLFESYLKDLRLNEEVAVYLFDADGELLYAFHNQDADPPPLTELSLGATEIRDEQGTTQLYTKQTSDKAGFTLVSKVSLAQIQNKGKIIVKVAVFSAVASILCSWFIITVISGRLLRPLASLVNAMKRVRDGQFDTRVRIETRDELGFIGERFNAMASRIDTLIHEVYERELSEKEAELKAIQAQLNPHFLYNTLSMFFWKFYMLGDEKSARLVTALSEMLQYTLEPAQQLTTVQDEMKQIDHYLQIQQARYQEALSIEIAVPAELFRCQVIRLLLQPIVENVFVHAFSDKRNNRHLEIRGSRHTGHEGEPNLLIIEISDNGCGMHASVIERIMTPVAHADEERQHIGMRSVLRRIELIHGEPYGVQIESTVGEGTLVRLRLPYQIGEDLCREIQVTERSRFC
- a CDS encoding response regulator, with amino-acid sequence MNGRMLVVDDEALFRQGLIHLVRNNPLGWEVVGEAADGEEAIQAVHSCTPDLIITDINMPVMDGLDLAERIHESGLDIMIIILTGYREFEYAQRAIRYGAIEFLLKPFSLDEACQVLQKAHERYRRKQSDIRIREQYSQVDRTERLREELTLLLLHHQFGSIMNRIEMLLEEASGMSLSQGKAEIHMLMKVMTDLLVQQLQPQESSGMDSTAPDPLLWIHTIPEVIAWARCKSEEWVDMLMRLTQEQQDHVVTRVIQYIEMNYSSTCTLQAVAAHVHVTPNYLSHLFKKETGQGFSQYVSKRRIDKAKLLLHSTRQSMADIAELTGFDNSSYFTTVFKQMTGVSPREYRKQVAK